Proteins co-encoded in one Astatotilapia calliptera chromosome 18, fAstCal1.2, whole genome shotgun sequence genomic window:
- the mier1b gene encoding mesoderm induction early response protein 1b isoform X2, with the protein MAEPSLGNSSPGGSAGSDDHDFDPSAEMLVHDFDDERTLEEEEMMEATDETNANEIEDLTREGEMPIDELLSLYGYGGDRSPADEDEEEEEEPEEEEEDEEEDEELDNDESSRSTGELKRNESEDVKNSLEQAGETQAASEGRTRSVRSLGTAELIRPQKLKYFESNNDAEEESDEDEDYVPSEDWKKEIMVGSMYQAETPVGLCKYKDNEKVYENDDQLLWNPECLPEGKVVEFLTEASRRTGEEKGVDAIPEGSHIKDNEQALYELVKCDFDTEEALRRLRFNVKAAREELSVWTEEECRNFEQGLKAYGKDFHLIQANKQTRLGKRKYNLHPGVTDYMDRLLDETESATSSRAASPPPTTSNSSASHSEREDSSSQNGVASHTVDGAQLPPANQVKSEGVQSNGPSHPPEAPPPPSDNNSNGCSQPTAPTLDRNGSLEPLLDHRDTAPDRPAKRCRTEAEPVCQSEVEPSRTQEN; encoded by the exons ATGGCGGAG cccTCCCTCGGGAATTCGAGCCCAG GAGGTTCAGCAGGTTCCGATGACCATGATTTTGACCCATCAGCTGAAATGCTTGTCCATGACTTTGACGATGAGCGCaccctggaggaggaggaaatgatGGAGGCAACAGATGAGACCAATGCCAATGAGATTGAAGATCTTACACGG GAGGGAGAGATGCCTATTGATGAGCTGCTGAGTCTGTATGGTTATGGGGGCGACAGATCACCAGcagatgaggatgaggaggaagaggaagaaccagaagaagaggaggaggatgaggaagaggatgaggaaCTTGACAATGATGAAAGCAGCAGAAGCACGGGCGAGCTGAAAAGAAATGAG agtgAGGATGTGAAGAACTCATTGGAACAGGCAGGTGAGACCCAGGCAGCCTCAGAGGGTCGCACGCGCTCAGTCAGGTCACTCGGCACAGCAGAACTTATTCGCCCTCAGAAACTCAAGTACTTTGAAA GCAATAATGATGCCGAGGAGGAGtcagatgaagatgaagattaTGTTCCGTCtgaagactggaaaaag GAGATTATGGTGGGTTCCATGTATCAGGCAGAAACTCCTGTGGGTCTGTGCAAATACAAAGACAATGAGAAAG TTTACGAAAACGATGACCAGCTGTTGTGGAACCCCGAGTGTCTTCCTGAAGGCAAAGTTGTGGAGTTCTTGACAGAGGCTTCCAGGCGGACGGGAGAGGAGAAAGGAGTGGATGCAATCCCAGAGGGATCCCATATCAAAGATAATGAACAG GCATTGTATGAACTGGTGAAATGTGACTTTGACACAGAGGAAGCTTTAAGAAGACTTAGATTTAATGTAAAAGCAGCCAGAG AGGAGCTCTCTGTCTGGACTGAAGAAGAATGTAGAAATTTTGAACAAGGACTGAAAGCTTATGGGAAAGACTTTCATTTAATACAGGCCAACAAG CAAACCAGACTTGGGAAAAGGAAATACAACCTTCACCCCGGTGTCAC TGACTATATGGACAGATTACTGGATGAGACGGAGAGTGCGACATCCAGCAGGGCAGCATCGCCTCCTCCCACCACCTCCAACAGCAGCGCCAGCCACTCGGAGAGAGAAGACAGCAGCAGTCAGAATG GTGTTGCAAGCCACACGGTGGATGGTGCTCAGTTGCCACCAGCAAACCAAGTCAAATCTGAGGGCGTTCAGTCCAACGGTCCGTCCCATCCGCCAGAAGCTCCGCCTCCACCTTCAGACAACAACTCCAACGGCTGCAGCCAGCCCACTGCACCCACCCTCGACAGAAATGGCTCCCTGGAGCCTCTGCTAGACCACAGGGACACAGCACCCGACAGGCCGGCCAAGAGGTGCAGGACGGAGGCAGAGCCCG
- the mier1b gene encoding mesoderm induction early response protein 1b isoform X1 translates to MAEPSLGNSSPGGSAGSDDHDFDPSAEMLVHDFDDERTLEEEEMMEATDETNANEIEDLTREGEMPIDELLSLYGYGGDRSPADEDEEEEEEPEEEEEDEEEDEELDNDESSRSTGELKRNESEDVKNSLEQAGETQAASEGRTRSVRSLGTAELIRPQKLKYFESNNDAEEESDEDEDYVPSEDWKKEIMVGSMYQAETPVGLCKYKDNEKVYENDDQLLWNPECLPEGKVVEFLTEASRRTGEEKGVDAIPEGSHIKDNEQALYELVKCDFDTEEALRRLRFNVKAAREELSVWTEEECRNFEQGLKAYGKDFHLIQANKVRTRSVGECVAFYYMWKKSERYDFFAQQTRLGKRKYNLHPGVTDYMDRLLDETESATSSRAASPPPTTSNSSASHSEREDSSSQNGVASHTVDGAQLPPANQVKSEGVQSNGPSHPPEAPPPPSDNNSNGCSQPTAPTLDRNGSLEPLLDHRDTAPDRPAKRCRTEAEPVCQSEVEPSRTQEN, encoded by the exons ATGGCGGAG cccTCCCTCGGGAATTCGAGCCCAG GAGGTTCAGCAGGTTCCGATGACCATGATTTTGACCCATCAGCTGAAATGCTTGTCCATGACTTTGACGATGAGCGCaccctggaggaggaggaaatgatGGAGGCAACAGATGAGACCAATGCCAATGAGATTGAAGATCTTACACGG GAGGGAGAGATGCCTATTGATGAGCTGCTGAGTCTGTATGGTTATGGGGGCGACAGATCACCAGcagatgaggatgaggaggaagaggaagaaccagaagaagaggaggaggatgaggaagaggatgaggaaCTTGACAATGATGAAAGCAGCAGAAGCACGGGCGAGCTGAAAAGAAATGAG agtgAGGATGTGAAGAACTCATTGGAACAGGCAGGTGAGACCCAGGCAGCCTCAGAGGGTCGCACGCGCTCAGTCAGGTCACTCGGCACAGCAGAACTTATTCGCCCTCAGAAACTCAAGTACTTTGAAA GCAATAATGATGCCGAGGAGGAGtcagatgaagatgaagattaTGTTCCGTCtgaagactggaaaaag GAGATTATGGTGGGTTCCATGTATCAGGCAGAAACTCCTGTGGGTCTGTGCAAATACAAAGACAATGAGAAAG TTTACGAAAACGATGACCAGCTGTTGTGGAACCCCGAGTGTCTTCCTGAAGGCAAAGTTGTGGAGTTCTTGACAGAGGCTTCCAGGCGGACGGGAGAGGAGAAAGGAGTGGATGCAATCCCAGAGGGATCCCATATCAAAGATAATGAACAG GCATTGTATGAACTGGTGAAATGTGACTTTGACACAGAGGAAGCTTTAAGAAGACTTAGATTTAATGTAAAAGCAGCCAGAG AGGAGCTCTCTGTCTGGACTGAAGAAGAATGTAGAAATTTTGAACAAGGACTGAAAGCTTATGGGAAAGACTTTCATTTAATACAGGCCAACAAG GTGAGAACTAGGTCTGTAGGAGAATGTGTGGCCTTTTATTACATGTGGAAGAAGTCTGAGCGTTATGATTTCTTTGCACAGCAAACCAGACTTGGGAAAAGGAAATACAACCTTCACCCCGGTGTCAC TGACTATATGGACAGATTACTGGATGAGACGGAGAGTGCGACATCCAGCAGGGCAGCATCGCCTCCTCCCACCACCTCCAACAGCAGCGCCAGCCACTCGGAGAGAGAAGACAGCAGCAGTCAGAATG GTGTTGCAAGCCACACGGTGGATGGTGCTCAGTTGCCACCAGCAAACCAAGTCAAATCTGAGGGCGTTCAGTCCAACGGTCCGTCCCATCCGCCAGAAGCTCCGCCTCCACCTTCAGACAACAACTCCAACGGCTGCAGCCAGCCCACTGCACCCACCCTCGACAGAAATGGCTCCCTGGAGCCTCTGCTAGACCACAGGGACACAGCACCCGACAGGCCGGCCAAGAGGTGCAGGACGGAGGCAGAGCCCG
- the mier1b gene encoding mesoderm induction early response protein 1b isoform X3: protein MLVHDFDDERTLEEEEMMEATDETNANEIEDLTREGEMPIDELLSLYGYGGDRSPADEDEEEEEEPEEEEEDEEEDEELDNDESSRSTGELKRNESEDVKNSLEQAGETQAASEGRTRSVRSLGTAELIRPQKLKYFESNNDAEEESDEDEDYVPSEDWKKEIMVGSMYQAETPVGLCKYKDNEKVYENDDQLLWNPECLPEGKVVEFLTEASRRTGEEKGVDAIPEGSHIKDNEQALYELVKCDFDTEEALRRLRFNVKAAREELSVWTEEECRNFEQGLKAYGKDFHLIQANKVRTRSVGECVAFYYMWKKSERYDFFAQQTRLGKRKYNLHPGVTDYMDRLLDETESATSSRAASPPPTTSNSSASHSEREDSSSQNGVASHTVDGAQLPPANQVKSEGVQSNGPSHPPEAPPPPSDNNSNGCSQPTAPTLDRNGSLEPLLDHRDTAPDRPAKRCRTEAEPVCQSEVEPSRTQEN, encoded by the exons ATGCTTGTCCATGACTTTGACGATGAGCGCaccctggaggaggaggaaatgatGGAGGCAACAGATGAGACCAATGCCAATGAGATTGAAGATCTTACACGG GAGGGAGAGATGCCTATTGATGAGCTGCTGAGTCTGTATGGTTATGGGGGCGACAGATCACCAGcagatgaggatgaggaggaagaggaagaaccagaagaagaggaggaggatgaggaagaggatgaggaaCTTGACAATGATGAAAGCAGCAGAAGCACGGGCGAGCTGAAAAGAAATGAG agtgAGGATGTGAAGAACTCATTGGAACAGGCAGGTGAGACCCAGGCAGCCTCAGAGGGTCGCACGCGCTCAGTCAGGTCACTCGGCACAGCAGAACTTATTCGCCCTCAGAAACTCAAGTACTTTGAAA GCAATAATGATGCCGAGGAGGAGtcagatgaagatgaagattaTGTTCCGTCtgaagactggaaaaag GAGATTATGGTGGGTTCCATGTATCAGGCAGAAACTCCTGTGGGTCTGTGCAAATACAAAGACAATGAGAAAG TTTACGAAAACGATGACCAGCTGTTGTGGAACCCCGAGTGTCTTCCTGAAGGCAAAGTTGTGGAGTTCTTGACAGAGGCTTCCAGGCGGACGGGAGAGGAGAAAGGAGTGGATGCAATCCCAGAGGGATCCCATATCAAAGATAATGAACAG GCATTGTATGAACTGGTGAAATGTGACTTTGACACAGAGGAAGCTTTAAGAAGACTTAGATTTAATGTAAAAGCAGCCAGAG AGGAGCTCTCTGTCTGGACTGAAGAAGAATGTAGAAATTTTGAACAAGGACTGAAAGCTTATGGGAAAGACTTTCATTTAATACAGGCCAACAAG GTGAGAACTAGGTCTGTAGGAGAATGTGTGGCCTTTTATTACATGTGGAAGAAGTCTGAGCGTTATGATTTCTTTGCACAGCAAACCAGACTTGGGAAAAGGAAATACAACCTTCACCCCGGTGTCAC TGACTATATGGACAGATTACTGGATGAGACGGAGAGTGCGACATCCAGCAGGGCAGCATCGCCTCCTCCCACCACCTCCAACAGCAGCGCCAGCCACTCGGAGAGAGAAGACAGCAGCAGTCAGAATG GTGTTGCAAGCCACACGGTGGATGGTGCTCAGTTGCCACCAGCAAACCAAGTCAAATCTGAGGGCGTTCAGTCCAACGGTCCGTCCCATCCGCCAGAAGCTCCGCCTCCACCTTCAGACAACAACTCCAACGGCTGCAGCCAGCCCACTGCACCCACCCTCGACAGAAATGGCTCCCTGGAGCCTCTGCTAGACCACAGGGACACAGCACCCGACAGGCCGGCCAAGAGGTGCAGGACGGAGGCAGAGCCCG